The Pseudomonas sp. KU26590 genomic sequence ATTGCAGAACGCCAAGATCGCCACGCTGGGCGAGCGCGTGGAAGACGTGTTCTTCCTGACCGATGAAAACCACCAGCCGCTGTCCGATCCGCAACTGTGCCGACGCCTGCAGGATGAAATCGTCGAGCAGCTCAGCGTCAACCCGGAGCCCGGCAGCGAAATGCGCATCAGCATCTGAAACCGCCAGGACGGCACGACTTAACGACTTGATTCCACGGCGCCCAGCCACATCGTGACCACGAGTGCGTGCGCCCAGCCTTGAGAACGATTCGACATGAATAACGCCCTGCTGCAGCTTCAGCCCTACCCTTTCGAGAAACTTCGCGCGTTGCTCGGTGCTGTCACGCCGAATCCAGACAAACGTCCGATCGCCCTGTCGATCGGCGAACCCAAGCACAAATCGCCGGAATTCGTCGCCAAGGCGCTGGCGGACAACCTCGATCAGATGGCGGTCTACCCGACCACGGCCGGGATTCCTGCGCTGCGTGAAGCCATCGCAAAATGGTGCGAGCGCCGTTTCAGCGTGCCGGCCGGCTGGCTGGATGCAACCAAACATGTGTTGCCGGTCAACGGCACCCGCGAGGCGCTGTTTGCCTTTACCCAGACGGTCGTCAATCGCGCTGACAACGGCCTGGTGATCAGCCCCAACCCGTTCTACCAAATCTACGAAGGCGCGGCGTTTCTGGCCGGCGCCACACCGCACTACCTGCCGTGCCTGGCCGAGCACGGTTTCAATCCGGATTTCGACGCGGTCAGCGCTGACGTCTGGGACCGCTGCCAGATTCTGTTTCTGTGCTCGCCGGGCAACCCGACCGGTGCGCTGATCCCGCTGGAAACCCTGAAGAAGCTCATTGCCCTGGCCGACAAGCACGATTTCGTGATCGCGGCCGACGAGTGCTACAGCGAGCTGTATTTCGACGAAGCCACTCCGCCGGCCGGTCTGCTCAGCGCGTGCGCGGAACTCGGGCGGCAGGATTTCAAGCGCTGCGTGGTGTTCCATAGCCTGTCCAAGCGCTCGAACCTCCCGGGGCTGCGTTCGGGTTTTGTCGCGGGCGATGCCGAGATTCTCAAGGCGTTTCTGCTCTATCGGACCTACCATGGCTGCGCGATGCCGGTGCAGACGCAACTGGCGAGCATCGCGGCCTGGAGCGACGAGGAACACGTGCGCGCCAACCGCACGCTGTACCGGGAAAAGTTTGACGCCGTGCTGGAAATCCTCAGCCCGGTCATGGACGTGCAACACCCGGATGGCGGTTTCTATCTGTGGCCCAGCGTCGGGACTGATGACGCGAAGTTCTGCCGGGATTTGTTCGTCACCGAACACGTGACCGTGGTGCCCGGTTCGTACCTGTCCCGCGATGTCGACGGCTTCAATCCCGGCGCCGGCCGCGTGCGCATGGCACTGGTTGCACCGCTGGCCGAGTGCATCGAAGCGGCGCAGCGCATCCGGGATTTTGTAACCAGCCGCTGAGAGCTGGCTCGCTGAGGCCAGCCTCCAGCCTCAGTGCGCCAAACCAAGGTTGGCTTCATTGAGATCCAGTTCCGCCAGCACCATGCGCAGCACGTCATCGCCGATCTGGTGATGACGGTGCAGGCTGTACAGCGCCAGGCGCTGGGCGCGCAGGGCGTTGAGGCGCATGCGTCTCTCCAGCTGGTCCATCTGAAACGCCAGCGCCTGCGCCTCGGCGGTGTCATTGAAGATATCCAGACGATGGCGGTATTCGGACATGATCCGCGCCTTCACTTCCATGGCGAGCACCGCCTGCGCGGCATCGGGCGAATCCGTCGCTGCCGGGATCGCTTCGTTCTCCAACGTCTGAATCGCCGCCTGCGCCGTGCGCTTCCAGGCGTCCCTCACTTCGCGCTTCATGCGCAGGTCTGGCTCACTGACCTGCCCACGCAAGAGCAACGGCAAGCCAATGCTCGCCGACACCAGCGACAGCAGGATGACCCCCGCAGCGATGAAAATCAGCAAGTCACGCTCGGGAAAGTCGACGCCCGCGCTGATCAGCAGCGGCACCGACAATGTGCCTGCCAGCGTGACCGCACCGCGCACCCCGCCTACGGTCAGCAGCAATGACGAACGGGTGGACAGATCAAGGGTTCCGTCGCCCCTGCCGCGCCAGCGCCGAATCTGGATCATCAGCCGCCAGACACTTTGCACCCAGATGTAACGCAACACCGCCAACACGACGAAGATCGCCAGCACATCGAGGCAGCGCCACAACAGGGTCGGCCACAGGGTCGCTTCGTGATGGGTGACGGCGGTGATGATGTCCGGCAGTTGTAAACCCAGCAGCAGGAAAATCAGGCCGTTGAAGGCAAACTCCAACAAGGTCCACACGCTTCGATTAAGCAACCGGGTGCTGGTCTGGCGGGGCAGCAGATCGACCCAGCTTTGCATCATCCCCGCCGCCACCGCCGAGAGAATTCCGGACAACTCAAGCCGCTCGGCCAAGACGTAAGCCGCAAACGGCAGCAGCAACATGAACACCACGTGGGTCGCCGGGTCATCCCAGCCCCGGGTGATCATCCAGCTGCGCAAACGCCCCACCACCCAGCTGAGCGCGACGCCCACGGCCAGACCGCCGCAGGCAACCAGCACGAAATTCAGACTGGCATCGGTCAGGGAGAACACCCCGGTGATGGCGGCTGCGAGGGCAAATTTGAAGGTGACGAGGCCGGTCGCGTCATTCATCAGCGCCTCGCCCTGCAGCATGCGCATGATCGGCACGGGCAGCCGGTCCTGGGCAATGGCCGAAACCGCCACGGCGTCGGTCGGCGACAACACTGCCGCCAACGCAAAGGCGACGGGCAAGGGAATGGAAGGTAGCAGCCAGTGAATGAAGTAGCCGGCGCCGATTACGGTGAAAACCACCAGTCCGACCGCGAGGGTCAAGATCGCCCAGCGATAGCGCCAGAGGTCGCGCTTGGGCATCCGCCAGCCATCGGAAAACAGCAACGGCGGCAGGAACAGAAACAGGAACAGCTCAGGATCGAGCCCCACGTGCAGGCCTAGCGTCGGCCAGGCGAGCAAGGCGCCAGCGGCGATCTGCACCAGCGGCAACGGCAGCGGAATCACCCGGGCCAGCAATCGCGAGACACCTACCAGCGTCAATAGGATGAGGACGGTATAGGCTGTTTGCATGGCGTGTTTCCCCAGGCTTTGACTCATGACTGACATCGGCAACAGACTCGATGCGTCCTGCAAAGTGCCCATCTTAATGCCTGTAACGGTCATGGGTTCCTGATACATCATGAGTGGCCAACCGCCGTCGCCCCCAGACATGGCGCGTAAACCCGGGTCAAATAGACAAAGCGTCGGCCCGCCGCGCTTACCCGGCGTGTACGTGGCATAATCCTCCACCGTTTTTTTCAACCGTCCCGAAAGGAGCAGGCCCATGGCCAAGGAAACCCACACGTTGCACCTGTTTGGGATAAAGGCATGCGACACAATGAAGAAGGCGCGCACCTGGCTCGACGAAAAATCGGTGAATTACGATTTCCACGACTACAAGACCCAGGGCATCGATCGCGACCACCTGACCCGTTGGTGCAACGAGCATGGCTGGCAGACGGTACTCAACCGCGCCGGCACGACCTTTCGGAAACTGGACGAGGCGCAGAAAGCCGACCTCGATCAGGAAAAGGCCATTGAGCTGATGCTTGCTCAGCCCTCGATGATCAAACGCCCGGTGCTGGATCTTGGCGACAAAACCCTGATTGGCTTCAAACCCGAACTGTACGCTGCGGCTATCGCCTGATTGAGATAGCCCTAAATAACGAGGTATCTGCATGTCCACTTCTCTGTTCAGCCTGGCCTTTGGCCTTGGCACACAAAACCGTAAAGGCACCTGGCTGGAAGTTTTCTACGCCCTGCCACTGCTCAACCCGTCGGCTGAAATCGTCGCCGCCGTCGCACCGATCCTGGGCTACACCGGTGGCAATCAGGCCATCGCCTTCAACACCGATCTGTCCTCGCGTCTGGCCAATGCCCTCAAAGGCATCGACGACACCCAGGCCGCGCTGCTGACCCGACTCGCCGAGAGCCACAACCCCCTGGTTGCCACGCTGCTGGCTGACGACACCGCGCTGACCTCCACCCCCGAGGCTTACCTCAAGTTGCATCTGCTGTCCCATCGTCTGGTCAAGCCCCACGGCTTGAGCCTGGCCGGCGTGTTTCCGCTGCTGCCGAACGTCGCGTGGACCAGCCAGGGCGCCATCGACTTGGGCGAGCTGGCCGAGCGTCAGCTGGAAGCCCGCCTGAAAGGCCATCTGCTGGAAGTCTTCTCGGTGGACAAATTCCCGAAAATGACCGACTACGTCGTGCCGGCCGGTGTGCGCATCGCTGACACCGCGCGCGTGCGCCTGGGCGCCTACATCGGCGAAGGCACCACCGTGATGCACGAAGGTTTCGTCAACTTCAACGGCGGCACCGAAGGCCCGGGCATGATCGAAGGTCGCGTGTCGGCGGGTGTGTTCGTCGGCAAGGGTTCGGACCTGGGCGGCGGTTGCTCGACCATGGGCACCCTGTCGGGCGGCGGCAACATGGTGATCAAGGTCGGCGAAGGCTGCCTGATCGGCGCGAACGCCGGTATCGGCATTCCGCTGGGCGACCGTAATACCGTTGAAGCCGGTCTGTACGTTACCGCTGGCACCAAAGTGGCACTGCTGGACGACAAAAACGAGCTGGTCAAGGTCGTCAAGGCCCGTGAGCTGGCCGGTCAACCGGACCTGCTGTTCCGTCGCAACTCGCAGACCGGCGCGGTGGAGTGCAAATCCCACAAGTCGGCCATCGAGCTGAACGAAGCGCTGCACGCTCACAACTGATCGATGCTGCGTGCGGGTTCGGTGTCCCCCGGGGACCGAACCCGCCCCAACGAGCGTGACTGACATGCCCCTCATTTCTCCCTGGCGCGCTGACTTTCCGGCCATCGACGCCCTGCAACGGCAAGGCCAGACCTATCTGGACAGCGCCGCTACCGCACAAAAACCCCACGCCCTGATCGACGCCACGGTGCATTACTACGCCAATGGCGCGGCGAATGTGCATCGCGCTCAGCATCTGCCGGGCGCCATGGCGACCCAGGCTTTCGAGGACACCCGGCGCAAGGCCGGCGAATGGCTGAATGCCGGGGCGTCGGGGCAGATCGTTTTCACCCACGGCGCCACGTCCGCCTTCAACCTGCTCGCTTATGGCCTGGAGCACGTGTTTCAGTCCGGCGACGAGATTGTCATCAGCGCGCTGGAGCATCACGCCAATCTGTTGCCCTGGCAGCAACTGGCCCTGCGTCGCGACCTGAAGCTGGTGGTGTTGCCCATTACCGACGCCGGGGTGGTCGATGTGGAGGCCGCCGCCGGGCTGATCACTCCACGCACCCGTTTGCTGGCGGTCAGTCAGTTGTCCAACGTGCTCGGCACCTGGCAGCCGGTTGGGCAACTTGTCGCGCTCGCTCGGGCACAGGGCGCGCTGACGGTGATCGATGGCGCCCAGGGCGTCGTCCATGGCCGACACGATGTGCAGGACATCGGCTGCGACTTCTATGTGTTTTCCAGCCATAAGCTCTATGGCCCGGATGGCGTGGGCGTGTTGTTTGGGCGACATGAAGCGCTGGCGCAGCTGCGTCACTGGCAGTTCGGCGGCGAAATGGTCCTGCAGACCGACTACCAGACGGCAACGTTTCGCCCTGCGCCCCTGGGCTTCGAGGCGGGCACGCCACCCATCAGCGCAGTGATCGGCCTTGGCGCGACGCTGGATTATCTCAACGGCCTTAATCAATCCGCCGTCGCCGAATACGAAGCGCGCCTGCATGAGCGGCTGCGCGCCGGGCTGATGCTGCGCGACGGCGTGCAGGTGCTGGGCGATCCCCATGTGGCGCTGGTGAGCTTTGTCGTAGAGGGCGTGCACAACGCCGATCTTGCTCACCTGCTGACTGAGCAAGGCGTCGCTGTTCGCGCCGGTCACCATTGCGCCATCCCGTTGATCAATGGCTTGGGACTCTCCGGCGCGATTCGCGTGTCGCTGGGGCTGTACAACGATTCCCAAGACCTTGAACGATTTTTCACCGCACTGGATCAGG encodes the following:
- the dapC gene encoding succinyldiaminopimelate transaminase, yielding MNNALLQLQPYPFEKLRALLGAVTPNPDKRPIALSIGEPKHKSPEFVAKALADNLDQMAVYPTTAGIPALREAIAKWCERRFSVPAGWLDATKHVLPVNGTREALFAFTQTVVNRADNGLVISPNPFYQIYEGAAFLAGATPHYLPCLAEHGFNPDFDAVSADVWDRCQILFLCSPGNPTGALIPLETLKKLIALADKHDFVIAADECYSELYFDEATPPAGLLSACAELGRQDFKRCVVFHSLSKRSNLPGLRSGFVAGDAEILKAFLLYRTYHGCAMPVQTQLASIAAWSDEEHVRANRTLYREKFDAVLEILSPVMDVQHPDGGFYLWPSVGTDDAKFCRDLFVTEHVTVVPGSYLSRDVDGFNPGAGRVRMALVAPLAECIEAAQRIRDFVTSR
- a CDS encoding Na+/H+ antiporter, whose product is MQTAYTVLILLTLVGVSRLLARVIPLPLPLVQIAAGALLAWPTLGLHVGLDPELFLFLFLPPLLFSDGWRMPKRDLWRYRWAILTLAVGLVVFTVIGAGYFIHWLLPSIPLPVAFALAAVLSPTDAVAVSAIAQDRLPVPIMRMLQGEALMNDATGLVTFKFALAAAITGVFSLTDASLNFVLVACGGLAVGVALSWVVGRLRSWMITRGWDDPATHVVFMLLLPFAAYVLAERLELSGILSAVAAGMMQSWVDLLPRQTSTRLLNRSVWTLLEFAFNGLIFLLLGLQLPDIITAVTHHEATLWPTLLWRCLDVLAIFVVLAVLRYIWVQSVWRLMIQIRRWRGRGDGTLDLSTRSSLLLTVGGVRGAVTLAGTLSVPLLISAGVDFPERDLLIFIAAGVILLSLVSASIGLPLLLRGQVSEPDLRMKREVRDAWKRTAQAAIQTLENEAIPAATDSPDAAQAVLAMEVKARIMSEYRHRLDIFNDTAEAQALAFQMDQLERRMRLNALRAQRLALYSLHRHHQIGDDVLRMVLAELDLNEANLGLAH
- a CDS encoding ArsC family reductase encodes the protein MAKETHTLHLFGIKACDTMKKARTWLDEKSVNYDFHDYKTQGIDRDHLTRWCNEHGWQTVLNRAGTTFRKLDEAQKADLDQEKAIELMLAQPSMIKRPVLDLGDKTLIGFKPELYAAAIA
- the dapD gene encoding 2,3,4,5-tetrahydropyridine-2,6-dicarboxylate N-succinyltransferase → MSTSLFSLAFGLGTQNRKGTWLEVFYALPLLNPSAEIVAAVAPILGYTGGNQAIAFNTDLSSRLANALKGIDDTQAALLTRLAESHNPLVATLLADDTALTSTPEAYLKLHLLSHRLVKPHGLSLAGVFPLLPNVAWTSQGAIDLGELAERQLEARLKGHLLEVFSVDKFPKMTDYVVPAGVRIADTARVRLGAYIGEGTTVMHEGFVNFNGGTEGPGMIEGRVSAGVFVGKGSDLGGGCSTMGTLSGGGNMVIKVGEGCLIGANAGIGIPLGDRNTVEAGLYVTAGTKVALLDDKNELVKVVKARELAGQPDLLFRRNSQTGAVECKSHKSAIELNEALHAHN
- a CDS encoding aminotransferase class V-fold PLP-dependent enzyme, translating into MPLISPWRADFPAIDALQRQGQTYLDSAATAQKPHALIDATVHYYANGAANVHRAQHLPGAMATQAFEDTRRKAGEWLNAGASGQIVFTHGATSAFNLLAYGLEHVFQSGDEIVISALEHHANLLPWQQLALRRDLKLVVLPITDAGVVDVEAAAGLITPRTRLLAVSQLSNVLGTWQPVGQLVALARAQGALTVIDGAQGVVHGRHDVQDIGCDFYVFSSHKLYGPDGVGVLFGRHEALAQLRHWQFGGEMVLQTDYQTATFRPAPLGFEAGTPPISAVIGLGATLDYLNGLNQSAVAEYEARLHERLRAGLMLRDGVQVLGDPHVALVSFVVEGVHNADLAHLLTEQGVAVRAGHHCAIPLINGLGLSGAIRVSLGLYNDSQDLERFFTALDQALELLR